In Pedobacter heparinus DSM 2366, the following are encoded in one genomic region:
- a CDS encoding TolC family protein, producing the protein MKKKYFVTSVVLSMLTISTFAQESIIGEINYGLLEKYIEAARVNYPKRKLVKAQEDISKAGVTISQLSYLDIFSASYFYRPNDKAAIIAPGTVNPYIVNGIQYGININLGNFLQKPFLVKRAKAEYKVAQLQTADYDVSLVTEVKRRYYNYVQMLQELKIRTIKTQDNKSVADNSKRRFEKGEITLDQYNFSRIQLADASTERLQTEVNYLNAKDALEEIIGQKLTDIK; encoded by the coding sequence ATGAAAAAAAAATATTTCGTTACCTCAGTGGTATTATCGATGTTAACTATTAGCACATTTGCTCAGGAATCAATTATTGGGGAAATCAATTATGGGTTGTTAGAAAAATATATCGAAGCTGCTCGTGTAAATTACCCTAAACGGAAGTTAGTAAAAGCGCAAGAAGATATTTCGAAGGCAGGAGTTACCATTTCTCAATTATCGTATCTTGATATATTTTCTGCGTCCTATTTTTACCGTCCAAATGATAAGGCCGCAATCATAGCACCGGGAACAGTTAATCCATATATTGTTAATGGAATCCAGTACGGTATAAATATAAACCTGGGCAATTTTCTTCAAAAACCCTTTTTAGTTAAACGTGCTAAAGCTGAGTATAAAGTAGCACAATTACAAACCGCGGATTATGATGTGTCTCTTGTTACTGAAGTTAAAAGAAGATATTATAACTATGTACAAATGCTACAAGAGCTGAAAATAAGAACCATCAAAACACAAGATAATAAAAGTGTTGCAGATAATTCTAAGCGTAGATTTGAAAAAGGCGAGATTACCTTAGATCAATACAATTTCAGTCGTATACAATTGGCAGATGCAAGTACAGAGCGCCTTCAAACGGAAGTAAATTATTTAAATGCTAAAGATGCACTGGAAGAAATTATTGGTCAAAAATTAACAGATATAAAATAA